The proteins below are encoded in one region of Rhododendron vialii isolate Sample 1 chromosome 7a, ASM3025357v1:
- the LOC131333973 gene encoding probable polyamine transporter At1g31830 isoform X3 has translation MGVHNGASNVAINGAPSSPRATKVGKVSVLPLVFLIFYEVSGGPFGVEDIVRAAGPLLALIGFLVFPFIWSVPEALITAEMGTMFPEDGGYVIWVSSALGEYWGFQIGWMKWLSGVIDNALYPVMFLYYLKSAIPALSGGLPRVAATLGLTAMLTYMNYRGLTIVGWAAVLLGVLSFLPFGVMGLVAIPKLRPKRWLVVDLHNVHWNLFLNTLFWNLNYWDSISTLTGEMDNPKKTLPKALFYALIVVVSGYFFPLLIGTGAIPLNRNLWTNLYFSDVAKLVGGVWLRVWVQMAAAMSTVGMFVAEMSGDSFQLLGMAERGMLPAFFAKRSRYGTPLVGILFSASGIILLSWLSFTEIMAVENFLYCLGMILEFISFIRLRIKYPAASRPFKIPVGTVGSILLCIPPTILMGAVLALSSLKVAVISLVVVVIGLVMQPCLKHVKKKKWLKFSENSDLPDPLCGAAHENTETLVQ, from the coding sequence ATGGGGGTACACAATGGTGCCTCAAATGTAGCTATTAATGGCGCACCTTCTTCTCCCAGGGCTACTAAAGTTGGAAAAGTCTCGGTTTTGCCCCTTGTTTTTCTCATCTTCTACGAGGTATCGGGAGGACCATTCGGGGTTGAGGATATTGTACGCGCAGCTGGCCCACTTCTAGCCCTAATTGGTTTTTTGGTATTTCCATTTATATGGAGTGTACCTGAAGCCCTAATAACTGCAGAAATGGGCACCATGTTCCCAGAAGACGGTGGCTATGTGATATGGGTTTCATCCGCATTGGGTGAGTATTGGGGGTTTCAAATAGGTTGGATGAAATGGCTAAGCGGGGTCATCGATAATGCTCTATACCCGGTTATGTTCCTTTATTATTTAAAGTCAGCAATCCCGGCATTATCTGGTGGTTTGCCAAGAGTTGCAGCAACGCTAGGTTTGACTGCTATGCTCACTTACATGAATTATAGGGGTTTAACCATTGTAGGATGGGCTGCTGTTCTGCTGGGGGTTCTCTCATTCCTTCCTTTCGGTGTTATGGGACTTGTCGCAATACCCAAGTTAAGGCCTAAAAGATGGTTAGTGGTAGATTTACACAACGTTCACTGGAATTTGTTCCTAAACACACTATTCTGGAACTTAAATTACTGGGATTCGATAAGTACGTTAACAGGAGAGATGGATAACCCGAAGAAGACTCTGCCAAAGGCTCTATTCTATGCTTTAATTGTAGTTGTAAGTGGGTATTTCTTTCCTTTACTAATTGGTACAGGAGCTATACCACTCAATCGAAACCTGTGGACCAATTTGTATTTCTCTGATGTCGCCAAGTTGGTGGGTGGAGTGTGGTTGAGGGTTTGGGTCCAAATGGCTGCTGCAATGTCAACAGTAGGAATGTTCGTGGCTGAAATGAGCGGTGATTCTTTTCAACTTCTTGGTATGGCGGAAAGAGGGATGCTTCCGGCGTTTTTCGCCAAAAGATCTCGTTATGGAACTCCTCTTGTTGGTATTTTATTTTCGGCTTCAGGAATTATTTTGCTTTCATGGCTGAGCTTTACAGAGATAATGGCCGTAGAAAACTTTTTGTATTGTTTAGGAATGATTTTGGAGTTCATATCCTTCATAAGGTTGAGAATAAAATACCCAGCTGCATCTCGGCCTTTTAAGATACCTGTGGGAACAGTCGGATCAATTCTACTATGTATTCCTCCGACCATATTGATGGGCGCTGTGCTGGCTCTTTCTTCGCTCAAAGTGGCAGTTATAAGCCTCGTTGTTGTTGTAATTGGACTAGTGATGCAGCCTTGTCTCAAGCAtgttaagaaaaagaaatggctCAAGTTCTCTGAGAATTCTGATCTCCCTGATCCACTATGTGGTGCTGCTCATGAGAATACTGAAACATTGGTTCAGTAA
- the LOC131333973 gene encoding probable polyamine transporter At1g31830 isoform X1: MVPVSTKTNGSDSGGKVADPVGCQSGLTAKAGLSQNGKDETDEQTSIAMGVHNGASNVAINGAPSSPRATKVGKVSVLPLVFLIFYEVSGGPFGVEDIVRAAGPLLALIGFLVFPFIWSVPEALITAEMGTMFPEDGGYVIWVSSALGEYWGFQIGWMKWLSGVIDNALYPVMFLYYLKSAIPALSGGLPRVAATLGLTAMLTYMNYRGLTIVGWAAVLLGVLSFLPFGVMGLVAIPKLRPKRWLVVDLHNVHWNLFLNTLFWNLNYWDSISTLTGEMDNPKKTLPKALFYALIVVVSGYFFPLLIGTGAIPLNRNLWTNLYFSDVAKLVGGVWLRVWVQMAAAMSTVGMFVAEMSGDSFQLLGMAERGMLPAFFAKRSRYGTPLVGILFSASGIILLSWLSFTEIMAVENFLYCLGMILEFISFIRLRIKYPAASRPFKIPVGTVGSILLCIPPTILMGAVLALSSLKVAVISLVVVVIGLVMQPCLKHVKKKKWLKFSENSDLPDPLCGAAHENTETLVQ; the protein is encoded by the coding sequence ACTGACGAGCAAACTTCCATTGCAATGGGGGTACACAATGGTGCCTCAAATGTAGCTATTAATGGCGCACCTTCTTCTCCCAGGGCTACTAAAGTTGGAAAAGTCTCGGTTTTGCCCCTTGTTTTTCTCATCTTCTACGAGGTATCGGGAGGACCATTCGGGGTTGAGGATATTGTACGCGCAGCTGGCCCACTTCTAGCCCTAATTGGTTTTTTGGTATTTCCATTTATATGGAGTGTACCTGAAGCCCTAATAACTGCAGAAATGGGCACCATGTTCCCAGAAGACGGTGGCTATGTGATATGGGTTTCATCCGCATTGGGTGAGTATTGGGGGTTTCAAATAGGTTGGATGAAATGGCTAAGCGGGGTCATCGATAATGCTCTATACCCGGTTATGTTCCTTTATTATTTAAAGTCAGCAATCCCGGCATTATCTGGTGGTTTGCCAAGAGTTGCAGCAACGCTAGGTTTGACTGCTATGCTCACTTACATGAATTATAGGGGTTTAACCATTGTAGGATGGGCTGCTGTTCTGCTGGGGGTTCTCTCATTCCTTCCTTTCGGTGTTATGGGACTTGTCGCAATACCCAAGTTAAGGCCTAAAAGATGGTTAGTGGTAGATTTACACAACGTTCACTGGAATTTGTTCCTAAACACACTATTCTGGAACTTAAATTACTGGGATTCGATAAGTACGTTAACAGGAGAGATGGATAACCCGAAGAAGACTCTGCCAAAGGCTCTATTCTATGCTTTAATTGTAGTTGTAAGTGGGTATTTCTTTCCTTTACTAATTGGTACAGGAGCTATACCACTCAATCGAAACCTGTGGACCAATTTGTATTTCTCTGATGTCGCCAAGTTGGTGGGTGGAGTGTGGTTGAGGGTTTGGGTCCAAATGGCTGCTGCAATGTCAACAGTAGGAATGTTCGTGGCTGAAATGAGCGGTGATTCTTTTCAACTTCTTGGTATGGCGGAAAGAGGGATGCTTCCGGCGTTTTTCGCCAAAAGATCTCGTTATGGAACTCCTCTTGTTGGTATTTTATTTTCGGCTTCAGGAATTATTTTGCTTTCATGGCTGAGCTTTACAGAGATAATGGCCGTAGAAAACTTTTTGTATTGTTTAGGAATGATTTTGGAGTTCATATCCTTCATAAGGTTGAGAATAAAATACCCAGCTGCATCTCGGCCTTTTAAGATACCTGTGGGAACAGTCGGATCAATTCTACTATGTATTCCTCCGACCATATTGATGGGCGCTGTGCTGGCTCTTTCTTCGCTCAAAGTGGCAGTTATAAGCCTCGTTGTTGTTGTAATTGGACTAGTGATGCAGCCTTGTCTCAAGCAtgttaagaaaaagaaatggctCAAGTTCTCTGAGAATTCTGATCTCCCTGATCCACTATGTGGTGCTGCTCATGAGAATACTGAAACATTGGTTCAGTAA
- the LOC131333973 gene encoding probable polyamine transporter At1g31830 isoform X2, with product MAKTRYTDEQTSIAMGVHNGASNVAINGAPSSPRATKVGKVSVLPLVFLIFYEVSGGPFGVEDIVRAAGPLLALIGFLVFPFIWSVPEALITAEMGTMFPEDGGYVIWVSSALGEYWGFQIGWMKWLSGVIDNALYPVMFLYYLKSAIPALSGGLPRVAATLGLTAMLTYMNYRGLTIVGWAAVLLGVLSFLPFGVMGLVAIPKLRPKRWLVVDLHNVHWNLFLNTLFWNLNYWDSISTLTGEMDNPKKTLPKALFYALIVVVSGYFFPLLIGTGAIPLNRNLWTNLYFSDVAKLVGGVWLRVWVQMAAAMSTVGMFVAEMSGDSFQLLGMAERGMLPAFFAKRSRYGTPLVGILFSASGIILLSWLSFTEIMAVENFLYCLGMILEFISFIRLRIKYPAASRPFKIPVGTVGSILLCIPPTILMGAVLALSSLKVAVISLVVVVIGLVMQPCLKHVKKKKWLKFSENSDLPDPLCGAAHENTETLVQ from the coding sequence ACTGACGAGCAAACTTCCATTGCAATGGGGGTACACAATGGTGCCTCAAATGTAGCTATTAATGGCGCACCTTCTTCTCCCAGGGCTACTAAAGTTGGAAAAGTCTCGGTTTTGCCCCTTGTTTTTCTCATCTTCTACGAGGTATCGGGAGGACCATTCGGGGTTGAGGATATTGTACGCGCAGCTGGCCCACTTCTAGCCCTAATTGGTTTTTTGGTATTTCCATTTATATGGAGTGTACCTGAAGCCCTAATAACTGCAGAAATGGGCACCATGTTCCCAGAAGACGGTGGCTATGTGATATGGGTTTCATCCGCATTGGGTGAGTATTGGGGGTTTCAAATAGGTTGGATGAAATGGCTAAGCGGGGTCATCGATAATGCTCTATACCCGGTTATGTTCCTTTATTATTTAAAGTCAGCAATCCCGGCATTATCTGGTGGTTTGCCAAGAGTTGCAGCAACGCTAGGTTTGACTGCTATGCTCACTTACATGAATTATAGGGGTTTAACCATTGTAGGATGGGCTGCTGTTCTGCTGGGGGTTCTCTCATTCCTTCCTTTCGGTGTTATGGGACTTGTCGCAATACCCAAGTTAAGGCCTAAAAGATGGTTAGTGGTAGATTTACACAACGTTCACTGGAATTTGTTCCTAAACACACTATTCTGGAACTTAAATTACTGGGATTCGATAAGTACGTTAACAGGAGAGATGGATAACCCGAAGAAGACTCTGCCAAAGGCTCTATTCTATGCTTTAATTGTAGTTGTAAGTGGGTATTTCTTTCCTTTACTAATTGGTACAGGAGCTATACCACTCAATCGAAACCTGTGGACCAATTTGTATTTCTCTGATGTCGCCAAGTTGGTGGGTGGAGTGTGGTTGAGGGTTTGGGTCCAAATGGCTGCTGCAATGTCAACAGTAGGAATGTTCGTGGCTGAAATGAGCGGTGATTCTTTTCAACTTCTTGGTATGGCGGAAAGAGGGATGCTTCCGGCGTTTTTCGCCAAAAGATCTCGTTATGGAACTCCTCTTGTTGGTATTTTATTTTCGGCTTCAGGAATTATTTTGCTTTCATGGCTGAGCTTTACAGAGATAATGGCCGTAGAAAACTTTTTGTATTGTTTAGGAATGATTTTGGAGTTCATATCCTTCATAAGGTTGAGAATAAAATACCCAGCTGCATCTCGGCCTTTTAAGATACCTGTGGGAACAGTCGGATCAATTCTACTATGTATTCCTCCGACCATATTGATGGGCGCTGTGCTGGCTCTTTCTTCGCTCAAAGTGGCAGTTATAAGCCTCGTTGTTGTTGTAATTGGACTAGTGATGCAGCCTTGTCTCAAGCAtgttaagaaaaagaaatggctCAAGTTCTCTGAGAATTCTGATCTCCCTGATCCACTATGTGGTGCTGCTCATGAGAATACTGAAACATTGGTTCAGTAA